A DNA window from Xanthomonas campestris pv. campestris str. ATCC 33913 contains the following coding sequences:
- the nuoN gene encoding NADH-quinone oxidoreductase subunit NuoN — MTTPTLAPLTTADLAPLAPELVLIGGAFALLMIDLFVSQRHKVWTHLFSVAVLAVVLVMLATGTGGQGEAFHGMFVRDTAADVMKTVIVLVSGLSLVYGWSYLRERNLYQGEIPVLVLFATAGMMLLTSAGSLLMVYLGLELLALCSYALVASNRDNGLATEAAMKYFVLGSLASGLLLYGMSLVYGATGTLSLAGIHDAIEGSGERTLLLTGTIFMIAGVAFKLGAAPFHMWLPDVYQGAPAPIALFISSAPKLAAFGMAYRLLEMGMGPLSPQWHLLIGGLSALSLVIGNLMAIAQSNLKRMLAYSTVSHIGFLLMGVAGGGEEGYAAAMFYAVSYTIMSTASFGAIIALSRSGFEAEHIDDFKGLNARNPWMAGLVLCIMASLAGIPPFLGFWTKLAVLGAAVKGDMLWLAMVGVLCAVIGAYYYLRVIKVMYFDEPVGEPLPANKDRVLGTVLGVNALALLALGLAWNPIMVWCQRAFAGLA, encoded by the coding sequence ATGACCACGCCAACGCTCGCGCCGTTGACCACCGCTGACCTGGCTCCGCTCGCACCGGAGCTGGTGCTGATCGGCGGTGCCTTCGCACTGTTGATGATCGATCTGTTCGTGAGCCAGCGGCACAAGGTCTGGACCCACCTGTTCTCTGTCGCAGTCCTGGCCGTGGTGCTGGTGATGCTGGCAACCGGCACGGGCGGGCAGGGCGAAGCCTTCCACGGCATGTTCGTGCGCGACACCGCCGCCGATGTCATGAAGACGGTGATCGTGCTGGTCAGTGGCCTGAGCCTGGTTTACGGCTGGAGCTATCTGCGCGAGCGCAATCTGTACCAGGGCGAGATTCCGGTGCTGGTGCTGTTTGCGACTGCCGGCATGATGCTGCTCACCTCCGCCGGCAGCCTGCTGATGGTCTACCTTGGCCTGGAGTTGCTGGCGCTGTGCTCGTATGCGCTGGTGGCGTCCAACCGGGACAACGGCCTGGCGACCGAAGCGGCGATGAAGTACTTCGTGCTGGGTTCGCTGGCCTCCGGTCTGCTGTTGTACGGCATGTCGCTGGTGTATGGCGCCACGGGGACGCTGAGCCTGGCCGGCATCCACGACGCAATCGAAGGCTCGGGCGAGCGCACGCTGTTGCTGACCGGTACGATCTTCATGATCGCCGGTGTGGCCTTCAAACTGGGTGCCGCGCCGTTCCATATGTGGCTGCCCGACGTCTATCAGGGTGCGCCAGCGCCGATCGCGCTGTTCATCAGCTCCGCGCCCAAGCTGGCCGCCTTCGGCATGGCGTATCGCCTGCTCGAAATGGGCATGGGCCCGCTGTCGCCGCAGTGGCATCTGCTGATCGGTGGCCTGTCAGCTTTGTCGCTGGTGATCGGTAACCTGATGGCCATCGCGCAGAGCAACCTCAAGCGCATGCTGGCGTACTCAACGGTCTCGCATATCGGCTTCCTGCTGATGGGCGTGGCAGGTGGCGGCGAGGAGGGCTATGCCGCCGCGATGTTCTACGCGGTGAGCTACACCATCATGTCCACGGCGTCGTTCGGCGCGATCATTGCGCTGTCGCGCAGCGGCTTCGAAGCTGAGCACATCGACGACTTCAAGGGCCTGAACGCACGCAACCCGTGGATGGCTGGCCTGGTGCTCTGCATCATGGCGTCGTTGGCCGGCATTCCGCCGTTCCTCGGTTTCTGGACCAAGCTGGCCGTGCTCGGCGCGGCGGTGAAGGGCGACATGTTGTGGCTCGCGATGGTCGGCGTGCTGTGCGCGGTGATCGGTGCGTATTACTACCTGCGCGTCATCAAGGTCATGTACTTCGACGAACCGGTTGGCGAGCCGCTGCCTGCCAACAAGGATCGCGTGCTGGGGACGGTGCTGGGTGTCAATGCGCTCGCGTTGCTCGCACTGGGCCTGGCCTGGAACCCGATCATGGTGTGGTGCCAGCGCGCGTTTGCGGGCCTGGCCTGA
- a CDS encoding NADH-quinone oxidoreductase subunit M, producing the protein MSNWPLLSLLIWLPIIGGALILALRNAETARWASLAVAVATFVLSLPLLGYDTANDAMQFIEQHAWIPAYNIGYNLGVDGIAVALIVLTTLVTVLALIGAWRSIDKRVNQYVAAFLILEGVTVGIFAATDAMLFYVFFEAMLIPMFLIIGVWGGPRRIYAAMKFFLYTFLGSVLMLVGLIYLYLKGGSFQLADLYALQLTAKEQTWIFFAFMIAFAVKVPMFPVHTWLPDAHVEAPTAGSVILAAIALKIGGYGFLRFNLPILPDASNQWAWLVIALSLIAVIYVGLVALVQDDMKKLVAYSSIAHMGFVTLGTFIAFTLVREYGSTDAARLGLQGAMVQMISHGFVSGAMFSCIGVLYDRMHTRRIADYGGVVNVMPWFATFAMLFFMANAGLPGTSGFVGEFMVILASFQKHPLVAFAAATTLVITAAYTLWLYKRVFFGEVANAHVAELKDINGREAFVLGVFAAGVLALGLYPKPLTDLMEPSIAKLATQIATTKL; encoded by the coding sequence GTGTCGAACTGGCCTTTACTGTCTCTTCTGATCTGGCTGCCGATTATCGGTGGCGCCCTGATCCTCGCATTGCGCAACGCCGAGACCGCCCGCTGGGCGTCTCTTGCGGTGGCCGTGGCGACCTTCGTGCTGAGTCTGCCGCTGCTCGGGTATGACACGGCGAACGATGCCATGCAGTTCATCGAGCAACATGCCTGGATCCCGGCCTACAACATCGGCTACAACCTGGGCGTGGACGGCATTGCGGTCGCGTTGATCGTGTTGACCACGCTGGTGACCGTGCTTGCGTTGATCGGCGCCTGGCGCTCGATCGACAAGCGCGTCAACCAGTACGTTGCGGCCTTCCTGATCCTCGAAGGCGTCACGGTCGGCATCTTTGCGGCCACCGACGCGATGCTGTTCTACGTGTTCTTCGAAGCCATGCTGATCCCGATGTTCCTGATCATCGGTGTCTGGGGCGGCCCGCGTCGCATCTACGCGGCCATGAAGTTCTTCCTGTACACCTTCCTCGGCTCGGTGCTGATGCTGGTGGGCCTGATCTACCTGTACCTGAAGGGTGGCAGCTTCCAGCTCGCCGACCTGTACGCGCTGCAGCTGACCGCCAAGGAACAGACCTGGATCTTCTTCGCGTTCATGATCGCTTTCGCGGTCAAGGTGCCGATGTTCCCGGTGCACACCTGGCTGCCGGATGCGCACGTTGAGGCACCGACCGCCGGCTCGGTGATCCTTGCGGCGATCGCGCTGAAGATCGGCGGCTACGGCTTCCTGCGCTTCAACCTGCCGATCCTGCCTGACGCCAGCAACCAATGGGCCTGGCTGGTGATCGCGCTGTCGCTGATCGCGGTGATTTACGTCGGCCTGGTGGCGCTGGTGCAGGACGACATGAAGAAGCTGGTGGCGTATTCGTCCATCGCGCACATGGGCTTCGTCACCCTCGGCACCTTCATCGCGTTCACCCTGGTGCGCGAGTACGGCAGCACCGATGCGGCCCGTCTTGGCCTGCAGGGCGCGATGGTGCAAATGATTTCGCACGGCTTCGTATCCGGCGCGATGTTCTCCTGCATCGGCGTGCTGTACGACCGCATGCATACCCGCCGCATTGCCGATTACGGCGGCGTGGTGAATGTCATGCCGTGGTTTGCCACCTTTGCCATGTTGTTCTTCATGGCGAACGCCGGCCTGCCGGGCACGAGCGGTTTCGTTGGCGAATTCATGGTCATCCTGGCCAGCTTCCAGAAGCATCCGTTGGTGGCCTTTGCTGCGGCAACCACGCTGGTGATCACCGCGGCCTACACGCTGTGGCTCTACAAGCGCGTGTTCTTCGGCGAAGTGGCCAATGCGCATGTGGCGGAGCTGAAGGACATCAACGGTCGCGAGGCCTTCGTGTTGGGCGTGTTTGCTGCCGGTGTACTGGCGCTTGGCCTGTATCCGAAGCCGCTGACCGACCTGATGGAACCGTCGATCGCCAAGCTGGCGACCCAGATTGCAACGACCAAGCTCTAA
- the nusA gene encoding transcription termination factor NusA yields MSKELLLVVDAVANEKGVPREVIFDAIEAALASAAKKRYPDQDVLTRVTIDHKDGNYETFRRWEVVADDVVMESPDRQVRLMDAIEEADGVDVGDYVEEQIENPDFGRIAAQAAKQVIVQRVREAERQQVVDAWKDRVGELITGVVKRAERGNIFVDLGGNAEAFIPKDKGIPRDVLRPGDRVRGYLAEVRSEPRGPQLFISRAAPEFMIELFKLEVPEVGQGLVEIKACARDPGDRAKIAVIAHDTRTDPIGACIGMRGSRVQAVSNELNGERVDIVLWNENPANFVINAMAPAEVQSIIVDEDKHSMDLAVAEDRLAQAIGKGGQNVRLASRLTGWQLNVMTADQVAAKSEAEQASARQLFMDRLEVDEEISAILVSEGFNTVEEIAYVPVGELLAVEGFDEDIVEELRARARDALLNAALAEEEGLEGTQPTEDLLALEGMDEETAFALAEHGVRTSEDLSDLAADEIVDFGIEGMTQERAAALILAARAEEIARLERGE; encoded by the coding sequence ATGAGCAAGGAACTTTTGCTGGTAGTGGATGCGGTCGCCAACGAAAAAGGCGTGCCGCGTGAGGTGATCTTCGACGCGATCGAGGCCGCTTTGGCTTCCGCGGCGAAGAAGCGCTATCCCGACCAGGACGTGCTGACGCGCGTGACCATCGATCACAAGGATGGCAATTACGAAACCTTCCGCCGTTGGGAAGTGGTGGCCGACGATGTGGTGATGGAGTCGCCCGACCGCCAGGTGCGCCTGATGGATGCCATCGAGGAAGCCGACGGCGTCGATGTCGGTGACTACGTCGAAGAGCAAATCGAAAACCCGGACTTCGGCCGCATCGCCGCGCAGGCCGCCAAGCAGGTCATCGTGCAGCGTGTGCGCGAAGCCGAGCGGCAGCAGGTGGTCGATGCGTGGAAGGATCGCGTGGGTGAGTTGATCACCGGCGTGGTCAAGCGTGCCGAGCGCGGCAACATCTTTGTGGACCTGGGCGGTAATGCCGAAGCCTTCATTCCGAAGGACAAGGGCATTCCGCGCGATGTGCTGCGCCCGGGCGACCGTGTGCGCGGTTATCTGGCCGAAGTGCGCTCAGAGCCGCGTGGCCCGCAGCTGTTCATCAGCCGCGCCGCACCGGAATTCATGATCGAGCTGTTCAAGCTGGAAGTGCCGGAAGTGGGCCAGGGCCTGGTCGAGATCAAGGCCTGCGCACGTGATCCGGGTGACCGCGCCAAGATCGCGGTGATTGCGCACGACACCCGCACCGACCCGATCGGTGCGTGCATCGGCATGCGCGGTTCGCGCGTGCAGGCGGTATCTAACGAGCTCAATGGCGAGCGCGTGGACATCGTGTTGTGGAACGAGAACCCGGCCAACTTCGTGATCAACGCGATGGCGCCTGCCGAAGTGCAGTCGATCATCGTCGATGAAGACAAGCATTCGATGGACCTGGCCGTGGCGGAAGACCGCCTGGCACAGGCGATCGGCAAGGGCGGCCAGAACGTGCGTCTGGCCAGCCGCCTGACCGGTTGGCAGCTCAACGTGATGACCGCCGACCAGGTGGCCGCCAAGTCCGAGGCTGAACAGGCATCGGCGCGCCAGCTGTTCATGGATCGCCTGGAAGTGGACGAGGAAATTTCCGCGATCCTGGTGTCCGAAGGCTTCAACACGGTCGAAGAAATTGCCTACGTGCCGGTTGGCGAGCTGCTGGCGGTGGAGGGTTTCGACGAAGACATCGTCGAAGAACTGCGCGCCCGTGCCCGCGACGCGCTGCTCAATGCCGCGCTGGCCGAGGAAGAAGGACTGGAAGGGACTCAGCCCACCGAGGACCTGCTGGCGTTGGAGGGGATGGACGAGGAAACGGCCTTTGCTCTGGCCGAGCACGGCGTGCGCACCAGCGAGGACTTGTCCGACCTGGCAGCGGACGAGATCGTCGACTTCGGCATCGAGGGCATGACCCAGGAGCGCGCCGCGGCGCTGATCCTGGCGGCCCGCGCCGAGGAGATCGCCCGT
- the rimP gene encoding ribosome maturation factor RimP yields MSEKATEIANLLGPTVESLGLELLGVEYLPAPGGATLRLYIDVPLAEQPDRIINVDDCERVSREVSAQLDVEDPISGNYTLEVSSPGVDRPLFTLDQFARHVGESAKIVLKLAQDGRRRFQGQIVRIDTEAAAVVFSVDGKDVQIGFDNIDKARILPDWVALGLAPQKPNKPGPKKPGHDKKKPSNEPAAGKPRAE; encoded by the coding sequence GTGAGCGAAAAAGCGACCGAAATCGCCAATCTGCTGGGTCCAACGGTTGAGTCCTTGGGTCTGGAACTGCTGGGTGTCGAATATCTTCCGGCCCCGGGTGGCGCAACGTTGCGCCTGTATATCGATGTGCCGCTCGCCGAGCAGCCCGATCGCATCATCAACGTCGATGACTGCGAGCGCGTGAGCCGCGAAGTGTCTGCCCAGTTGGACGTCGAAGATCCAATCAGCGGCAATTACACCCTGGAAGTCTCCTCGCCAGGTGTGGATCGTCCCTTGTTCACGCTGGATCAGTTCGCCCGCCATGTCGGCGAGTCCGCCAAGATCGTGTTGAAGCTGGCGCAGGATGGCCGGCGCCGCTTTCAGGGCCAGATCGTCCGCATCGACACTGAAGCTGCTGCAGTCGTGTTCTCGGTCGATGGCAAGGACGTGCAGATCGGCTTCGACAATATCGACAAGGCGCGCATCCTGCCGGACTGGGTCGCACTGGGCCTGGCACCGCAGAAACCGAATAAGCCCGGCCCGAAAAAACCCGGGCACGACAAGAAGAAACCATCCAACGAGCCGGCGGCTGGCAAGCCGCGCGCGGAGTGA